A portion of the Pseudopipra pipra isolate bDixPip1 chromosome 1, bDixPip1.hap1, whole genome shotgun sequence genome contains these proteins:
- the SRI gene encoding sorcin isoform X1: MAFPGQPAPGGGFYQGGYGGAPGGPAFPGQAQDPLYGYFAAVGGQDGQIDADELQRCLTQSGIAGAYKPFNLETCRLMISMLDRDMSGTLGFNEFKELWAVVNGWKQHFVTFDSDGSGTVDRQELEKALMNMGFRLSPQAVSAITKRYSTHGKIAFDDYIACCVKLRALTECFRRRDTTQQGFVNFQYDDFIQCVMSI; the protein is encoded by the exons ATGGCGTTCCCCGGGCAGCCCGCGCCCGGCGGCGGCTTCTACCAGGGCGGG TATGGAGGAGCTCCAGGAGGACCAGCATTccctggacaagctcaagatCCTTTGTATGGTTATTTTGCTGCAGTAGGAGGGCAG GATGGACAAATAGATGCTGATGAGCTTCAGAGATGTCTCACGCAGTCAGGGATTGCAGGAGCCTATAAAC CTTTCAACTTAGAGACTTGCAGACTTATGATCTCAATGCTGGAT AGAGATATGTCTGGCACACTGGGATTTAATGAGTTTAAAGAACTCTGGGCTGTGGTCAATGGCTGGAAGCAACACTTTGTAACTTTTGACAGTGATGGAAGTGGCACAGTGGATCGTCAAGAACTGGAGAAAGCCTTGATGAATATGG gATTTAGACTGAGCCCACAGGCTGTGTCTGCAATCACAAAGCGATACAGCACTCACGGAAAGATTGCATTTGATGATTACATTGCCTGCTGTGTGAAACTCCGAGCTCTCACTG AATGCTTTAGAAGAAGGGATACAACTCAGCAGGGCTTTGTGAATTTCCAGTATGATGAT
- the SRI gene encoding sorcin isoform X2 — protein sequence MISMLDRDMSGTLGFNEFKELWAVVNGWKQHFVTFDSDGSGTVDRQELEKALMNMGFRLSPQAVSAITKRYSTHGKIAFDDYIACCVKLRALTECFRRRDTTQQGFVNFQYDDFIQCVMSI from the exons ATGATCTCAATGCTGGAT AGAGATATGTCTGGCACACTGGGATTTAATGAGTTTAAAGAACTCTGGGCTGTGGTCAATGGCTGGAAGCAACACTTTGTAACTTTTGACAGTGATGGAAGTGGCACAGTGGATCGTCAAGAACTGGAGAAAGCCTTGATGAATATGG gATTTAGACTGAGCCCACAGGCTGTGTCTGCAATCACAAAGCGATACAGCACTCACGGAAAGATTGCATTTGATGATTACATTGCCTGCTGTGTGAAACTCCGAGCTCTCACTG AATGCTTTAGAAGAAGGGATACAACTCAGCAGGGCTTTGTGAATTTCCAGTATGATGAT